Sequence from the Fulvivirga ligni genome:
CACATAAAATTAACCCTGCGGTGAAAGAATATGCTCTTTTTTCTCATCGATCTAATGAACAAGGACATGAAAAGATGCTCCAATTTTTAGATGCTAAACCTATTTTAAGTCTCTCATTGCGATTGGGCGAAGGTACGGGGTGTGCGGCCGCTTTCCCAATCATAAAAATGGCGGTAGATATGCTTAATGATATGGCAAGTTTTGAAAGTGCGGGCGTAAGTAAATCAGAATGATCAAGAGGGAAATACGCATATTTTTTACGGCCTTAATGTTCTACACCAGAATACCCTGTCCGAAATGGGTTGGTCACGAACCAGAGTATATCAATCTGTCGGTCAGGTACTTTCCTCTAATTGGTTGGCTGGTAGGATTCGGCGCTTTTGCGGCCTATTATCTCACAACTTTTTGTCTGAATAGCTGGGTAGGTGTCATCATATCCTCAATTGTAACTGTATTAATGACAGGAGCTTTCCATGAAGATGGCTTTGCTGATGTTTGTGATGGTTTTGGTGGCGGCTGGACCAAGGAGAAAATCTTGATGATAATGAAAGATAGCAGGGTAGGGGCTTACGGAGTAGTAGGATTGATATGCCTCTTTGCTTTAAAGTTCGCTTTATTGATATCCTTATCGGAAGAGTTAGACATGCTATGGATATTCATCACCTGGATTGTAGCACATACCTTAAGTCGTTTCTCAGCTTCCGTTTTCATCTTTACCGACAGTTATGTGCAGGATACAGATGTTTCAAAGGCCAAACCCGTAGCTAATCAGGTGTCTATGAAGAACTTGTGGTTAGCGTCTATATTTTCTGTAGTACCACTGCTGTTTTTGATTATTTACTCTCATCAATGGCCTTTTTTAATCATTTTTGCTGCCCTCACCCTGGTGTTTCTCTATCTCCGTCGCTACTACAACAAGTGGATAGGCGGCTACACCGGTGACTGTCTAGGGGCAGCCCAGCAAATCTTCGAAGTTATTATTTACATGAGTATCCTTGGTGTATGGAAGTTTATTTAATTCGACATACCGCGCCAAAGGCCATGAAGGGCATATGCTA
This genomic interval carries:
- a CDS encoding adenosylcobinamide-GDP ribazoletransferase, yielding MIKREIRIFFTALMFYTRIPCPKWVGHEPEYINLSVRYFPLIGWLVGFGAFAAYYLTTFCLNSWVGVIISSIVTVLMTGAFHEDGFADVCDGFGGGWTKEKILMIMKDSRVGAYGVVGLICLFALKFALLISLSEELDMLWIFITWIVAHTLSRFSASVFIFTDSYVQDTDVSKAKPVANQVSMKNLWLASIFSVVPLLFLIIYSHQWPFLIIFAALTLVFLYLRRYYNKWIGGYTGDCLGAAQQIFEVIIYMSILGVWKFI